Proteins from a single region of Paenibacillus sp. BIHB 4019:
- a CDS encoding YafY family protein, with product MNKTERLLSIVLELQRNKVLKAEELAEMLEVSSRTIYRDVQVLSESGVPIIGATGLGYSLMNGYFLPPVSFTVEEAAALLIGAEFVEQRFDPVYSRSARSSRGKIEAVLTEPIRDEADRIRDNILLLHKDYEPEIGHREKAYVAAIRTAMLEGNKIRFEYHKRAAQANDKHEMLRTVAPYGLVLDEQNGWLLVAHCDLRDDIRHFRVSRIKELAITNETFQLPSSFHLHGYQPKDDRDVKVQVLFNVSIAEKVKIANNYYMEDARLNADGYYVTFRVRRSEDLLSWLLGWGADAIIIEPEAFKLRIKKEIENMMKRY from the coding sequence TTGAATAAAACAGAACGTTTGTTATCGATCGTTCTAGAGCTGCAGCGAAATAAGGTGTTGAAGGCTGAAGAACTGGCAGAGATGCTGGAAGTTAGTTCTAGAACGATTTATCGGGATGTTCAAGTGCTGAGTGAATCCGGTGTGCCCATCATCGGTGCAACTGGATTAGGTTATTCTTTGATGAATGGTTATTTTCTGCCGCCAGTGAGTTTTACTGTAGAAGAAGCAGCAGCGCTGTTGATTGGAGCCGAGTTTGTAGAACAGCGCTTTGATCCTGTCTACAGCAGGAGCGCACGCTCTTCACGCGGGAAAATCGAAGCTGTATTAACGGAGCCCATCCGCGATGAAGCGGATCGGATACGCGATAACATCCTTCTTCTTCACAAGGATTATGAACCCGAAATAGGCCATCGAGAGAAGGCTTACGTGGCAGCCATTCGTACTGCCATGCTTGAAGGCAACAAAATCCGCTTTGAATACCACAAACGAGCAGCACAAGCCAATGATAAACATGAAATGCTGCGAACAGTTGCCCCTTACGGGCTCGTACTAGATGAACAAAATGGCTGGCTTTTAGTTGCCCATTGCGACTTGCGGGATGACATTCGCCATTTTCGGGTATCGCGAATTAAAGAGCTTGCCATTACGAATGAAACGTTCCAGCTGCCCAGCAGCTTTCACCTGCACGGCTATCAGCCGAAGGATGACCGCGACGTCAAAGTCCAAGTGCTTTTTAATGTGAGCATCGCAGAGAAAGTGAAAATAGCAAACAACTATTATATGGAGGATGCCCGATTGAACGCCGATGGATATTACGTCACCTTTCGCGTTCGACGGTCTGAGGATTTGCTGTCCTGGCTCCTTGGCTGGGGCGCAGATGCAATAATCATTGAGCCCGAGGCTTTCAAACTCCGCATAAAAAAAGAAATCGAAAACATGATGAAACGTTACTGA
- a CDS encoding DNA/RNA nuclease SfsA, translating to MDINNDAFIFETPLIEGLILRRRNRFIMEVAIDGIIYDCHCPTTGRIGSIVFRDIPCLLSKSKDLTRKTLYTVEAISLDLLSEPNKSWIGINQNAANRYVEHFLKNGQLSAMVSSDSVKREQKLGNSKLDFLVGNTYIEVKTPLTTLQVEKKDHITTAKGSEFNSFERFLKHIGELEASLAENDRAILFICFIYDSPEFRGSKNGKYSSYIRESVESSIKRGVEIWQGNFKITPDEVKLIRYFETTTDMLN from the coding sequence ATGGACATAAACAACGACGCTTTTATATTTGAAACACCGCTTATTGAAGGACTGATTCTTCGAAGAAGAAATCGATTTATTATGGAAGTGGCGATCGACGGCATCATTTACGATTGCCACTGCCCTACTACAGGACGCATAGGCAGCATCGTATTCCGCGATATTCCTTGCCTGCTTTCCAAGAGCAAAGACTTGACCAGAAAAACCCTCTACACCGTAGAGGCCATTTCACTCGATTTGCTGTCTGAGCCAAATAAATCTTGGATTGGGATAAATCAAAATGCGGCGAACCGCTATGTGGAACATTTTCTGAAAAATGGCCAGCTCTCTGCTATGGTCAGCAGTGATAGCGTGAAGCGGGAACAAAAGCTCGGCAATTCCAAGCTTGATTTTCTTGTAGGGAATACTTACATCGAGGTCAAGACCCCGCTTACAACTTTACAGGTTGAGAAAAAAGACCATATCACGACCGCAAAAGGAAGTGAGTTCAATTCCTTCGAACGCTTCCTTAAGCACATTGGCGAACTTGAAGCAAGCTTAGCAGAAAATGATAGAGCTATACTGTTCATTTGTTTTATCTATGATAGTCCAGAATTCAGAGGTTCTAAGAACGGCAAATACAGCAGCTATATTAGAGAATCCGTTGAATCTTCTATCAAACGGGGTGTTGAAATCTGGCAGGGTAACTTCAAAATTACGCCTGACGAAGTGAAGCTTATCCGTTATTTCGAAACAACAACAGATATGCTGAACTAA
- a CDS encoding ribose-phosphate pyrophosphokinase: protein MIKLNGVELVFKTFPNGETLVDGDAITALIAEQNTLAFKYDNDSDLIKLMFVKQYLDSRKAQASLTIAYMPYSRMDRIEGTSVFTLKYVSGLINSLAFEHVTVLEPHSDVTLALLNNCSARYPTIELLDLVVEATGFDRASDYLFFPDAGAQKRYSKVRGYNELVGFKARNFQTGEIERLDVVGEVASVGFKAIIVDDLCSYGGTFMRSAEKLKGLGAAEIYLLVGHCEPSIHKGKLLESPLVDKVFTTNTMLNEAGHEKIQLFEWGEV from the coding sequence ATGATCAAGCTGAATGGCGTGGAGCTTGTGTTCAAAACGTTCCCCAACGGGGAAACGCTTGTTGATGGTGATGCGATTACGGCATTGATAGCCGAGCAGAATACGCTTGCTTTTAAATATGACAATGACAGCGACTTGATTAAGCTGATGTTCGTGAAGCAATATTTGGACAGCCGGAAGGCGCAGGCGAGCTTGACGATTGCTTATATGCCCTACAGCCGGATGGACCGGATTGAGGGAACCTCTGTTTTTACCTTGAAATACGTAAGCGGCCTGATCAACTCCTTGGCATTTGAGCATGTGACGGTGCTGGAGCCGCATTCCGATGTGACGCTAGCGCTGCTGAACAATTGCTCGGCACGGTATCCGACGATTGAGCTGCTGGACCTTGTCGTTGAGGCAACGGGCTTTGACCGTGCGTCCGACTATTTATTTTTCCCGGATGCCGGGGCGCAGAAGCGCTACAGCAAAGTTCGCGGCTATAACGAGCTGGTCGGCTTTAAGGCGCGGAATTTTCAGACGGGCGAAATAGAACGGCTTGATGTAGTTGGAGAGGTGGCAAGCGTTGGCTTTAAGGCGATTATCGTTGATGATCTTTGCTCCTACGGGGGAACGTTTATGCGCAGTGCGGAGAAGCTTAAAGGCTTGGGCGCGGCGGAAATTTATTTGCTCGTAGGGCACTGCGAGCCTTCGATTCATAAGGGCAAGCTGCTCGAATCGCCGCTCGTTGATAAAGTGTTTACGACCAATACGATGCTGAATGAAGCGGGACATGAGAAAATACAACTTTTTGAATGGGGAGAGGTTTAA
- a CDS encoding SDR family oxidoreductase: MNTTKETILVTGAGGNLGRLAVQWLLENYDGPIIAATRTPEKLSDLADRGVSVRHADFNQAETLTDAFAGVQRLLLVSTDALEVPGQRITQHSNAIQAAVNAGVKHIVYTSFFNPEPGTANLTAGDHYSTEEAIKNSGLSYTILRSNLYAENLLQSLTHTVATGQYAAAIGEGKIAYVTRKDCAHTAAAALASSNTDKHTRNVTGPEALSGYDIAQILSDTTKKNIIYIPLETSQLVGIYESFGVPNAVAHALASFDTASARGEYDQTSTTVQELTGQAPTSLKPFLDEYYWKTITIC, encoded by the coding sequence ATGAACACCACAAAAGAAACGATATTGGTTACAGGCGCAGGCGGAAATTTAGGGAGATTGGCCGTTCAATGGCTGCTCGAAAATTATGATGGGCCGATTATAGCAGCTACCCGTACCCCAGAAAAACTTTCGGATCTTGCCGACCGCGGGGTTAGCGTACGGCATGCGGACTTCAACCAGGCTGAGACGCTGACCGATGCTTTTGCCGGGGTGCAGCGTCTGCTTTTGGTAAGTACGGATGCGCTTGAAGTGCCAGGTCAGCGAATCACGCAGCATTCGAATGCCATACAAGCTGCCGTTAATGCGGGAGTAAAACATATTGTCTATACATCGTTCTTCAACCCTGAGCCCGGTACAGCGAATTTAACGGCGGGAGACCACTACAGCACGGAAGAGGCTATTAAGAACAGCGGCCTGTCTTATACGATTCTTCGCAGCAATCTGTACGCAGAGAATCTGCTTCAATCCTTGACGCACACGGTCGCCACAGGCCAATACGCCGCTGCTATCGGCGAAGGCAAAATCGCTTATGTGACTCGCAAGGATTGTGCTCATACAGCCGCAGCTGCACTCGCCTCCTCTAACACGGACAAGCACACACGGAATGTAACTGGCCCAGAAGCGCTATCCGGTTATGATATCGCCCAAATATTGAGTGATACCACTAAGAAAAACATTATCTATATTCCACTCGAAACCTCACAGCTCGTTGGCATCTATGAATCGTTTGGCGTTCCGAATGCTGTAGCGCATGCATTAGCTTCCTTCGATACCGCCTCGGCCAGAGGGGAATATGATCAGACGTCAACAACGGTTCAAGAGCTGACTGGTCAAGCTCCTACAAGCTTGAAGCCATTTTTGGACGAGTATTATTGGAAGACGATTACGATCTGCTAA
- a CDS encoding NUDIX domain-containing protein, whose protein sequence is MKHLIENESNYSPDRYRTPDGAPTDIVIFTIVSTQRSKVKKALPHHELQVLLIKRNIWPFEGQWALPGGFTLETETVQECARRELLEETQVSEVHLEYFNVYSAPGRDPRGWMISHAFLALVGEQQLANRQAAVDASEVQLFSVEEALKLPLAFDHRILIQDARIQIQRKMLTTTIAKAFLPDEFTIAELYQVIQAVVPDFAEQNFIRKITSTQSRSGIIEKVVDAAGALKSSNQYSQRPAQLYRFTGLEPQLSIYG, encoded by the coding sequence GTGAAGCACTTGATCGAAAATGAATCCAATTATTCGCCGGATCGTTACCGAACGCCGGACGGAGCGCCGACGGACATCGTGATCTTTACGATTGTTTCAACCCAGCGCAGCAAGGTTAAGAAAGCTTTGCCGCATCATGAGCTGCAGGTGCTGCTCATCAAGCGTAACATTTGGCCTTTCGAAGGGCAATGGGCGCTGCCGGGCGGTTTTACATTGGAAACGGAAACGGTGCAGGAATGTGCCAGACGTGAGCTATTGGAAGAGACGCAGGTTAGCGAGGTCCATCTCGAATATTTTAACGTATATAGTGCGCCTGGACGCGATCCGCGGGGCTGGATGATTTCACATGCATTTCTTGCACTCGTGGGAGAGCAGCAGCTTGCGAATCGGCAGGCGGCGGTCGATGCATCGGAGGTGCAGCTGTTTTCGGTAGAGGAGGCGCTGAAGCTGCCGCTTGCCTTTGACCACCGCATCTTGATTCAAGATGCGCGGATTCAAATTCAGCGGAAGATGCTGACGACGACGATAGCGAAAGCTTTTTTGCCGGATGAATTTACGATTGCCGAGCTGTATCAGGTCATTCAAGCGGTCGTGCCGGATTTTGCGGAACAAAATTTTATTCGGAAAATTACCTCGACGCAAAGCCGCAGCGGCATTATTGAGAAAGTCGTGGACGCGGCCGGGGCGTTAAAGTCCTCCAATCAGTATTCGCAGCGCCCGGCTCAGCTATACCGGTTTACAGGGCTAGAGCCGCAGCTGTCGATTTACGGATAG
- a CDS encoding AAA family ATPase: protein MRKLVFFLGGAGAGKTTLAKALARRKGAAIFDMDTLLRPAAEAIMTASGLDPKDRDSELYKVRCRDLGYRITMDAALENVAIGTDALVIGPFTKETADPLWIEQELSAIGASLRDVAVRVVLVSLRDQELHRTRIQERGLELDEWKLGNWEAFSRSLGPRKLNWPIPASSVLDFDNSGELNEEKLLLLERFVYGDDIVEGE from the coding sequence ATGCGAAAATTAGTATTTTTTCTAGGCGGGGCGGGAGCGGGCAAGACGACGCTGGCCAAGGCGCTGGCACGGCGCAAGGGCGCTGCGATTTTTGATATGGATACGCTGCTGCGTCCGGCGGCCGAGGCAATTATGACGGCGTCGGGGCTTGATCCGAAGGACCGTGATTCGGAGCTGTATAAGGTGCGCTGCCGCGATCTCGGCTACCGGATTACGATGGATGCAGCTTTGGAAAATGTAGCGATTGGCACGGACGCGCTCGTCATCGGCCCCTTCACGAAGGAAACTGCTGATCCGCTTTGGATTGAGCAGGAGCTGTCGGCCATCGGTGCAAGCCTGCGTGATGTAGCTGTGCGGGTCGTACTCGTCTCCCTGCGGGATCAGGAGCTGCATCGCACCCGGATACAGGAACGGGGCTTGGAGCTTGATGAGTGGAAGCTTGGCAATTGGGAAGCCTTCAGCCGCTCGCTGGGACCGCGCAAGCTGAATTGGCCGATTCCAGCCTCTTCGGTGCTGGATTTTGATAATTCAGGAGAGCTGAATGAGGAGAAACTGCTGCTGCTGGAGCGCTTCGTATATGGTGATGACATCGTAGAAGGGGAGTGA